Proteins found in one Verrucomicrobiia bacterium genomic segment:
- a CDS encoding aspartate ammonia-lyase yields MPEYRIEKDSLGELKVPANAYYGIFTERARKNFKLTGETTHPVLIKSYAIIKQAAAEANLKLGLLQPKIAKAIIQAAKEVQNGKFNNQFLIDMIQAGAGTPHHMNTNEVIANRAIEILGGKKGDYSLVNPNDHVNLGQSSNDVTPTAVRIACRIMLADFIKELKLLEDAFDLKAKQFANIVKVGRTHLQDAVPIRLGQEFGAFAETVHRGRMLIELAADGLLELGLGGTAIGTGINSDKRYPDLAAKNIARITGFNFYASKNLVYMCQSVSAFGILAARMKLHALEMIKVANDLMYMSGGPKAGLKEIDLIDVEPGSSIMPGKINPSIVEPYKMVCLQLSGLSDVVLSTVSEGNFQLNVWTPLIAYDFIKGIPLLTNGTKMFRTLCVSGIKANKKRIAELLDNSLVTATALTPYIGYLSTALLVKESLATDKPLKVLALEKGLLEKSELDKILRPAALTEPVPADKQLQKKIQERLKRKK; encoded by the coding sequence ATGCCTGAATACCGAATAGAAAAGGATTCACTCGGAGAATTGAAAGTTCCCGCCAACGCCTACTACGGCATTTTTACCGAGCGGGCGCGAAAGAACTTCAAACTGACCGGAGAAACGACCCATCCGGTCCTTATCAAATCCTACGCCATCATCAAACAGGCGGCGGCGGAGGCGAATCTCAAATTAGGACTTCTCCAACCGAAGATAGCCAAGGCCATCATTCAAGCCGCCAAGGAAGTACAGAACGGAAAGTTCAACAACCAGTTTTTAATCGATATGATTCAAGCGGGGGCGGGCACCCCGCACCATATGAACACGAACGAGGTCATCGCCAACCGGGCTATCGAGATTTTGGGCGGAAAAAAGGGAGACTATTCGCTGGTCAATCCCAACGACCATGTCAATTTGGGGCAATCCTCCAACGACGTGACGCCGACCGCCGTGCGCATTGCCTGCCGGATTATGCTGGCCGATTTCATCAAGGAATTGAAACTGCTGGAAGATGCTTTTGACCTCAAGGCCAAACAGTTTGCCAACATCGTCAAGGTGGGACGCACCCACCTGCAGGATGCCGTTCCCATCCGGCTGGGACAGGAGTTCGGCGCGTTTGCCGAAACGGTGCACCGCGGGCGGATGCTCATCGAACTGGCGGCCGACGGGCTTTTGGAACTGGGGTTGGGGGGCACGGCCATCGGCACGGGCATCAACTCGGACAAACGCTATCCCGACTTGGCGGCGAAAAACATCGCCCGCATCACCGGTTTTAATTTTTACGCCTCGAAAAATCTGGTTTACATGTGCCAATCGGTGTCCGCCTTCGGAATTCTGGCGGCACGGATGAAGCTGCATGCTTTGGAGATGATAAAGGTTGCCAACGATTTGATGTACATGTCCGGCGGGCCAAAGGCGGGGCTGAAGGAAATCGACTTAATCGACGTGGAACCGGGGAGCTCCATTATGCCGGGGAAAATCAACCCTTCCATCGTAGAGCCGTACAAAATGGTCTGTTTGCAGCTTTCCGGCCTTTCGGACGTGGTTTTGTCCACCGTCTCGGAGGGAAATTTTCAACTCAACGTCTGGACCCCTTTGATTGCCTACGATTTCATCAAAGGGATCCCGCTTTTGACTAATGGCACCAAAATGTTCCGCACCTTATGCGTATCCGGCATCAAGGCGAACAAAAAGCGGATTGCCGAACTTTTGGATAACTCGCTGGTCACCGCCACGGCTCTGACCCCCTACATCGGCTACTTGAGCACGGCCCTCTTGGTCAAAGAGTCCTTGGCCACCGACAAGCCGCTCAAGGTTCTGGCGTTGGAGAAGGGGCTTTTGGAGAAATCGGAATTGGACAAAATCCTTCGCCCCGCCGCACTGACCGAGCCGGTGCCGGCTGACAAACAACTGCAGAAAAAAATTCAGGAGCGGCTGAAGAGGAAGAAGTAA
- a CDS encoding STAS domain-containing protein — protein sequence MPEIKISLEAANGGGLSILRVDGVVDTMTASELEKVMNSLLSQKQYRIVVDLGGVDYISSAGWGIFVSNIREVRANRGDIKLARMMPSVYEVFELLEFDSILRAFDSIDRAREDFGTELPAGSFKAAPAPPLVSPGGIAVPPPIKAEGLEETLLRLVADDPFYSIGELKSELVRRGYAIGFWGLVRLLWRKKLFSTKSRYRYARSAARRGLRIP from the coding sequence ATGCCGGAAATTAAAATCTCGCTCGAGGCGGCCAACGGCGGAGGGCTTTCCATCCTGCGAGTGGACGGGGTGGTGGATACGATGACCGCCTCCGAACTGGAAAAGGTGATGAACTCCCTTCTTTCACAAAAACAGTACCGCATCGTGGTGGATTTGGGGGGGGTGGATTACATCTCCTCGGCCGGCTGGGGGATTTTCGTCTCCAACATCCGGGAGGTGCGCGCCAACCGGGGGGACATCAAGCTGGCGCGGATGATGCCATCCGTATACGAGGTGTTCGAGCTTCTGGAATTTGATTCCATTCTGCGGGCTTTTGACTCCATCGACCGGGCGCGGGAGGATTTCGGCACGGAGTTGCCGGCCGGCAGCTTCAAGGCCGCGCCAGCACCCCCCCTCGTTTCCCCGGGGGGGATTGCGGTTCCCCCTCCGATTAAAGCGGAAGGTTTGGAGGAGACGCTTCTGCGGTTGGTGGCGGACGATCCGTTTTATTCCATCGGGGAGCTGAAATCGGAGCTGGTGCGGCGCGGCTATGCCATCGGTTTTTGGGGGCTGGTCCGGCTGCTTTGGAGAAAGAAGCTTTTTTCAACCAAAAGCCGCTACCGCTACGCCCGCTCGGCCGCCCGGCGGGGCTTGCGAATCCCATAG
- a CDS encoding SpoIIE family protein phosphatase, with amino-acid sequence MSRALKESTAFFQAKPEALEELHRFLISALWELSLSTKDQSAFWLAVEEAATNVIRHAYLYAEGPLRLTVRTARDYVEFSLYDRGRRLEIKEGEKLDLSRLVETGRKGGLGLYLIEKIMDEVGYLSRGEENEFRMRKYLKNSPLPQLVRFSLRTKVALFGTIILGGLVAGSFFAAQRKITETVTANFEQKLLDLAGGLASAATDGLFNQNDLMLSSLASKTREDHPELASLVIVDKENKIWADAFGPWQLLSVYQPPSGVSAEPAGIPQRFEVAENRGGSKTGHPADVRYYLAQEIYSGAKPLGRVHLSVSTAGLEAELAQARSFLVQICLSVFLFGTLAIWLLSAYLSRPFRRLAEGLRRVKEGEAGVPVTGRDEFGQIARSVNEITAHFKKSQKELLEQEKMRREMELAQEVQHALLPAEFPKIEGMEVAAWYQSAREVGGDFFDFFPAGRGLLGIAVADVSGKGVPGALGMAMVRTALRLEAKGASSPAEILCRVNRLAAEGIARNMFVTVFLVLLDVKMRKLYYSSAGHLPMLLYRAAEGKVLRFNPGGLPVGLTLPEGASFEERIKVEELTLGKGDFFLLYTDGIVEAANDRGERFGTDRLAGLVGNCVELSAEGLVDRLKTELAGFVGPAGWGDDVTALVVKDKAPAAENSKEGLAKGVDGVKVASKRPWAEAAGLEYTIEGPKGNAGN; translated from the coding sequence ATGAGCCGGGCGTTAAAAGAGAGCACCGCTTTTTTCCAAGCCAAGCCGGAAGCGCTGGAGGAACTGCACCGGTTTTTGATTTCGGCCTTGTGGGAGCTTTCGCTTTCCACCAAGGACCAAAGCGCCTTTTGGCTGGCGGTGGAGGAGGCAGCCACCAACGTCATCCGCCACGCCTATTTGTACGCCGAAGGGCCCCTGCGACTCACCGTCCGCACGGCCAGGGATTACGTGGAGTTTTCCCTTTACGACCGTGGCCGGCGGCTGGAAATCAAGGAGGGGGAAAAATTGGATTTGTCCCGTTTGGTTGAGACCGGCCGCAAAGGGGGACTGGGGCTATATCTCATTGAAAAAATCATGGACGAGGTGGGGTATTTGTCGCGCGGGGAGGAGAACGAATTCCGGATGCGCAAGTACCTCAAAAATTCCCCCCTCCCCCAGCTCGTCCGCTTTTCCTTGCGCACCAAAGTGGCCCTCTTCGGAACCATTATTCTCGGCGGGCTGGTCGCAGGCAGTTTTTTTGCCGCCCAGCGAAAAATCACAGAAACCGTGACCGCCAATTTTGAGCAAAAACTTCTGGATCTGGCCGGCGGGCTGGCTTCCGCCGCTACAGACGGGCTTTTCAACCAGAACGACTTGATGCTTTCCAGTTTGGCTTCCAAAACCCGGGAGGACCATCCGGAACTCGCGTCGCTTGTGATCGTGGATAAAGAAAACAAGATATGGGCAGACGCCTTTGGTCCGTGGCAGCTGCTTTCGGTCTACCAACCCCCATCCGGCGTTTCGGCGGAGCCGGCCGGCATTCCCCAGCGCTTCGAGGTTGCGGAAAACAGGGGGGGGTCGAAAACCGGCCATCCGGCGGATGTTCGATATTACCTGGCGCAGGAAATTTATTCCGGTGCCAAACCGCTCGGGCGTGTGCATCTTTCCGTCTCCACGGCCGGTCTGGAGGCGGAACTGGCGCAGGCCCGCTCCTTTCTTGTCCAAATCTGCCTTTCCGTTTTTTTATTCGGCACCCTGGCAATCTGGCTGCTGTCCGCCTATCTTTCCCGCCCCTTCCGGCGGCTGGCAGAGGGGCTGCGCCGGGTTAAGGAGGGGGAAGCGGGTGTACCCGTCACCGGCCGGGATGAATTCGGCCAAATTGCCCGCAGCGTTAACGAAATCACGGCGCATTTCAAAAAATCGCAGAAAGAGCTTTTGGAACAGGAGAAAATGCGCCGGGAAATGGAGCTGGCCCAGGAAGTACAGCACGCACTTTTGCCGGCGGAGTTCCCGAAAATCGAAGGAATGGAAGTGGCTGCCTGGTACCAGTCGGCCCGGGAAGTCGGGGGGGATTTTTTCGACTTCTTTCCGGCCGGACGGGGGCTTTTGGGGATCGCCGTGGCGGACGTTTCCGGCAAGGGGGTGCCGGGGGCTTTGGGGATGGCGATGGTGCGAACGGCCTTGCGGTTGGAAGCCAAAGGGGCCTCCTCTCCGGCCGAGATTCTGTGCCGCGTCAACCGGCTGGCCGCCGAAGGGATTGCCCGGAACATGTTCGTAACCGTTTTCTTGGTGCTTTTGGATGTCAAAATGAGAAAGCTTTACTACTCGTCGGCCGGACACTTGCCGATGCTTTTGTACCGGGCGGCGGAAGGGAAGGTTTTGCGTTTCAATCCCGGCGGGCTGCCGGTGGGGTTGACTCTGCCGGAGGGAGCGAGTTTCGAAGAGCGAATCAAAGTGGAGGAACTGACCTTGGGCAAAGGGGATTTCTTTTTGCTTTATACCGACGGCATTGTTGAAGCGGCCAACGACCGCGGGGAACGATTTGGCACGGATCGTCTCGCCGGTTTGGTCGGGAACTGCGTCGAGCTTTCGGCCGAAGGACTCGTGGATAGATTGAAAACCGAACTGGCCGGCTTTGTCGGTCCGGCTGGTTGGGGGGACGACGTTACCGCATTGGTGGTGAAAGATAAGGCCCCGGCCGCCGAGAATAGTAAAGAAGGTTTGGCAAAAGGAGTCGACGGCGTGAAGGTCGCAAGCAAGAGACCCTGGGCGGAGGCCGCCGGGCTGGAATATACCATCGAAGGGCCGAAAGGGAATGCCGGAAATTAA
- a CDS encoding tetratricopeptide repeat protein, producing MRDDFSFDGATYRVETAYDELEGAWVVNFFRNNRLVSARLYRSEGAENERLEAGRAHSSEVSVLLLALQLRTKLSGAKDPQARMKLGYFFFVYQFYTEAELELKAALAAFPDFAEALFYLGSVCHRQGKFNQAAACFEKAAALDSRYADYSNALGQVYLEEGRIEEAEKALLAALETNPKYLDARLNLAQLYLDRAGRQGESYLGRAEELLKEAFTLLDPKSPFPPINPTIHYDSLCRIFLDLKAKCGSQVDKSNLKAWCYLYNLAFRSGPELLSRIQLERYIERLYLENRFGFSDLSNFLGIAYLFYARFFLAAAEEDCGEEKESLQLVKKISGKQTVLLGGLEF from the coding sequence TTGCGGGATGATTTTTCCTTTGACGGGGCCACCTACCGGGTGGAGACCGCCTATGACGAGTTGGAGGGGGCCTGGGTGGTCAACTTTTTCCGCAACAACCGGCTGGTGTCGGCCCGGTTGTACCGTTCCGAGGGAGCCGAGAATGAGCGACTGGAGGCAGGCCGGGCCCACAGTTCGGAGGTCTCGGTACTGCTCTTGGCCCTGCAGCTGCGCACCAAGCTTTCCGGGGCCAAGGATCCCCAGGCGCGGATGAAGCTGGGATATTTTTTCTTCGTCTATCAGTTCTATACCGAGGCGGAACTGGAGCTCAAGGCGGCGTTGGCCGCCTTTCCCGACTTTGCCGAGGCGCTTTTTTACCTGGGAAGCGTTTGCCATCGGCAGGGGAAGTTCAACCAGGCGGCGGCCTGCTTCGAGAAGGCGGCCGCCCTCGACTCCCGCTACGCCGATTACTCCAACGCGCTGGGGCAGGTGTACCTCGAAGAGGGACGGATCGAAGAGGCGGAAAAAGCGCTTTTGGCGGCCCTTGAAACCAATCCCAAATATCTGGATGCCCGCCTGAACTTGGCTCAATTGTACTTGGACCGGGCCGGGCGGCAGGGGGAAAGTTATCTGGGACGGGCCGAAGAGCTTTTGAAAGAGGCGTTTACCCTCCTGGACCCGAAGTCCCCTTTTCCCCCCATCAATCCGACCATTCATTACGATTCCCTCTGCCGCATTTTTTTGGACTTGAAGGCGAAGTGCGGCTCGCAGGTGGACAAGTCCAACCTCAAGGCCTGGTGTTACCTCTACAATCTGGCCTTCCGCAGCGGGCCGGAGTTGCTTTCCCGCATCCAACTGGAGCGCTACATCGAGCGGCTATATCTGGAAAACCGGTTCGGTTTCTCGGATTTGTCCAATTTTTTGGGAATCGCCTACCTGTTTTACGCCCGGTTTTTCCTGGCCGCCGCGGAGGAGGACTGCGGGGAGGAGAAGGAAAGCCTGCAACTGGTGAAAAAAATATCCGGCAAGCAAACTGTACTTTTGGGGGGGCTGGAGTTTTGA
- a CDS encoding D-cysteine desulfhydrase family protein: MKVAYPKKVSLVAGPTPIEPFKPPPGWPAGLKILLKRDDLTSLLLSGNKARKLEFIATEVIKKKADTLITCGGIQSNHARATAVLAAQMGLKSHLILRGKPDTEAQGNLFLDKLVGAEIKHITPAEYEYVDRLMEEEAEKLREAGRNPYIIPEGASSELGVWGYIKATLEILSQLKKSKIKVDRVVCAIGSGGTYAGLFLGSKAFGWKVKITGLNVCYTADYFKNRIGNLISAFLRKYRWKLKVNLDELDIIDGYVGDGYARSRPVERELISAVAKSSGIVLDPVYTGKGMLGLLEETRKGTFGPKERILFLHSGGIYGLFPIAHLFYPPVAERKTKPEREELEKLDLFSGKP, from the coding sequence GTGAAGGTCGCGTATCCAAAAAAAGTTTCGCTCGTTGCCGGCCCTACGCCGATTGAGCCGTTCAAGCCGCCGCCCGGCTGGCCAGCGGGTTTGAAAATTCTCCTTAAACGGGATGATTTGACTTCTCTTCTCTTATCCGGCAACAAGGCGCGAAAGCTGGAATTCATCGCCACCGAGGTCATCAAAAAGAAAGCCGATACGCTCATCACCTGCGGCGGCATCCAGTCCAACCATGCCCGGGCCACGGCCGTTCTGGCCGCGCAGATGGGCCTGAAGTCCCATCTTATTCTGAGAGGGAAACCGGATACGGAGGCGCAGGGGAATCTTTTTCTGGATAAGTTAGTAGGTGCGGAAATCAAGCACATCACCCCGGCGGAATACGAATACGTGGACCGTTTAATGGAGGAGGAAGCGGAAAAACTTCGAGAAGCCGGCCGAAATCCGTACATCATTCCCGAAGGGGCTTCCAGCGAGCTGGGGGTTTGGGGTTACATCAAGGCCACCCTCGAAATTCTGTCCCAGTTGAAAAAATCGAAAATCAAGGTGGACCGGGTGGTTTGCGCCATCGGCTCCGGCGGGACGTACGCCGGGCTTTTTTTGGGCTCCAAGGCGTTCGGTTGGAAGGTGAAAATCACGGGCCTCAACGTCTGCTACACGGCAGACTATTTCAAAAACCGCATCGGGAACTTGATTTCCGCTTTTTTGCGGAAGTATCGCTGGAAGCTGAAGGTCAATCTGGACGAGTTGGACATCATCGACGGTTACGTCGGGGACGGCTATGCCCGTTCCCGCCCGGTAGAACGGGAGCTGATTTCCGCCGTGGCCAAAAGCTCCGGCATCGTTCTGGACCCGGTTTACACCGGCAAGGGAATGCTGGGACTTCTCGAGGAAACGCGGAAGGGGACCTTTGGCCCGAAAGAACGGATTTTGTTCCTGCATTCCGGAGGAATCTACGGCCTTTTTCCGATTGCCCATCTTTTTTATCCGCCGGTTGCGGAGAGGAAAACCAAACCGGAAAGGGAAGAACTCGAAAAACTGGATTTGTTTTCCGGCAAGCCGTAA